The region CTTTACATCTTGAGTTCTGGATTCCTCGTTAATTGTTGTCACTGGGTAGTAATTATTAATCAGAGCTATTAGTATAATTCATCTCAGGAGGTTAAATTCAGGACTGTGAAATGCATGATGCAAATGGATCGGCGATAGATCCTAACTGAAATGAATGTATCTCTATGCTAGTGGACAAATTCTGAGGCACCGTTTAGTTTCCTGTTTAATTGTTAGGCAAAGGCCAACCAATTATTTTGGCATTCTTTTTGGCCTTTTGTTAATCAACATGGTTATTGTCTGTTTATTTAAGGAAAATAGTTTTAACCTTTTTTCCCTAAACTGGCCAAAATTGGATTTAGCTCACTGTCGTAACTTATACTCCTACTTAATGACTATTCCAAAGCGCTCAGAAAATTTGGCACATCCAGGTTCAAAGAGTTAAAAGCCTTTGCTTTAGTTGACATCTAACATATCACATCCTTTGCTTGAAAGCCTTAAAATTCATGTTGTATTGTTACATCAGGGATACTATATGGCAACTGGTGTGCATTACTAAACATTCATGTTATATTGATACATCATTTGATACTGCATGGCAACTGGTGTGTGTTAGAAAACCATTCTTTCTCAATTTCAGTATTCTACTTGTTTCGTTGCTACAATCTTCATACACATCTTGGATTCGTAAACCACGTCAAACGAGCACATATGTTTTGGCATAAACTATAATTTACAATTAAACTTGGTACATGAAATGGTCTCTGTAGCCTTTCTCAATACAGTAGAGTTTGTCACTTCCATGTTATATATGCCATTGAACAATTCCCTTTTGAGCTGCAGGGGGCGCAGCTTCGAAAGCACATCGATGCCACTCTTGGCAGTGGAAACCTTAGGGAAGCTGTAAGGTTGCCGCCTGGAGAAGATATCAATGAGTGGCTGGCTGTGAATAGTAATGTTCCTCCCTTTCATTTTTCACATTGATGTATGcttgatatttttcatctgattttttatgtttctaaTTTGTTGTATCTAACATAATTTGCGGTATAGGATGCAACTTAACCCAGTCATTTTGTCGAAGCTAACACATCTTTTGATTTTCAGCTGTGGATTTCTTTAACCAAGTTAATCTGCTGTATGGCACACTTGCTGAATTCTGCACACCTGAGAGCTGCCCAACAATGACTGCAGGCCCAAAGTACGTTTTTCCATCAGTCAGTTTTTGGATTTGTAAAACATAAGAACAAGACAAACAGAAATCTTATACTACAAATGAAGTTTGTCAGTGCCTCAAAGTCTGTAGCAGCATATGTAAACTTCTTTATAGTATATCATGCATAAACTGATCTATCATTttctacttaaaaaattaaatgcaaaCAATTACCTTCTCATGTTTTAAACAATTTGGTCCAGTATTTATACCAAATATTAGGGCATTTAAGCTTAGGATATGGTTCAGTAGTTTGGAAACATTGGTTCACGAAGTAAAGTAATGCCTCATGGCTGCCTTTTAGGAGTATCACTTTGGCCTTATCTTGTCTTCAGTGCTTTGCCTCTTTCCACTTGTCCTGGTATAATTAGGCTTGAACATTGACTAAATGGACCAAGCATGATGGACCCTTCTTGGAACGAAAATTTCCATGAATGCTTTGCATTATACTTCAGCTATGATAAGGATACTTTGAATTATACTCCACCTATAACAAAGTGGACTTGTCATGGCCACAAGCCCCTGATTCATTTTCATACAGAATTACTTAAATGTTGGTCACATCATAACAATTAACAACAGAAACATGGAATTTATGCAGGTATGAGTACAGATGGGCTGATGGTGTCCAGATAAAGAAGCCCATAGAAGTGTCAGCACCAAAATATGTGGAGTACCTAATGGACTGGATTGAAGGCCAACTTGATGATGAATCTATATTTCCCCAGAAGCTTGGTAATCATTGTTTCTCACAAACAATTGATGTTGGAATGGTTGTGCATAACTTAATGACTGATCCAGTGTTGACACTACTCATtacttatcttattttaattcCTTCACCAGGCACACCATTCCCGCCAAACTTCAAGGAGGTCGTAAAGACAATTTTCAAGCGCTTGTTTCGTGTTTATGCCCACATATATCACTCCCATTTTCAAAAGATTGTCAGCCTCAAGGAGGAGGCCCATCTTAATACCTGCTTCAAGCATTTCATTCTGTTTACA is a window of Oryza brachyantha chromosome 8, ObraRS2, whole genome shotgun sequence DNA encoding:
- the LOC102704356 gene encoding MOB kinase activator-like 1A, yielding MSLFGLGRNQKTFRPKKSAPSGSKGAQLRKHIDATLGSGNLREAVRLPPGEDINEWLAVNTVDFFNQVNLLYGTLAEFCTPESCPTMTAGPKYEYRWADGVQIKKPIEVSAPKYVEYLMDWIEGQLDDESIFPQKLGTPFPPNFKEVVKTIFKRLFRVYAHIYHSHFQKIVSLKEEAHLNTCFKHFILFTTEFGLIDKKELAPLQELIESIIPY